One genomic window of Streptomyces sp. WP-1 includes the following:
- a CDS encoding zinc-dependent metalloprotease, with product MSDTPFGFGLPPEEPEDGDEGKKKDQQSGGGQGPANPFGFGGMPGAGGFGGPGADNPLAAMFGSLNPTDLGAAFQQLGQMLSYEGGPVNWDMAKQIARQTVAQGTADGSKDASVGPAERKAVEEAVRLADLWLDDATSLPSGSAAAVAWSRAEWVEATLPAWRELVDPVAERVGAAMGDVLPEEMQAMAGPLIGMMRSMGGAMFGTQIGQAVGVLAGEVVGSTDIGLPLGPARKAALLPANVEAFGKDLGVPLEEVRLYLALREAAHQRLFAHVPWLRSHLFGAVDGYARGIKVDTAKLEDVVGQFDPQNPEQLQDALQQGMFQPEDTPEQKAALARLETALALVEGWVDAVVHAAAKPRLSSADALRETLRRRRATGGPAEQTFATLIGLELRPRRLRDASRLWASLADARGVDGRDDLWHHPDMLPTATDLDDPDGFVHREQMDFSELDKMLGEAAGKPDLKKDDAEKDDKAEGDDTE from the coding sequence GTGAGTGACACCCCATTCGGTTTCGGCCTTCCGCCGGAGGAGCCGGAGGACGGCGACGAGGGCAAGAAGAAGGACCAGCAGAGCGGTGGTGGTCAGGGACCGGCCAACCCCTTCGGTTTCGGCGGTATGCCCGGAGCCGGTGGCTTTGGCGGCCCCGGCGCCGACAATCCGCTCGCTGCCATGTTCGGTTCGCTGAACCCCACCGACCTCGGTGCCGCGTTCCAGCAGCTGGGCCAGATGCTCTCCTACGAGGGCGGCCCGGTGAACTGGGACATGGCCAAGCAGATCGCGCGCCAGACGGTCGCCCAGGGCACCGCGGACGGCTCCAAGGACGCCAGTGTCGGCCCGGCCGAGCGCAAGGCCGTGGAGGAGGCCGTGCGCCTGGCCGATCTGTGGCTGGACGACGCCACCTCCCTGCCGTCGGGCTCCGCCGCCGCGGTGGCCTGGTCGCGCGCGGAGTGGGTCGAGGCGACCCTGCCCGCGTGGCGGGAGCTGGTCGACCCGGTCGCCGAGCGGGTCGGCGCGGCCATGGGCGATGTGCTGCCGGAGGAGATGCAGGCCATGGCGGGCCCGCTGATCGGCATGATGCGCTCGATGGGCGGCGCCATGTTCGGCACGCAGATCGGGCAGGCCGTCGGTGTGCTCGCGGGCGAGGTCGTCGGTTCCACGGACATCGGCCTGCCGCTCGGCCCGGCCCGCAAGGCCGCGCTGCTGCCGGCCAACGTGGAGGCGTTCGGCAAGGACCTGGGCGTGCCGCTGGAGGAGGTGCGGCTCTACCTGGCCCTGCGCGAGGCGGCCCACCAGCGCCTGTTCGCGCATGTGCCGTGGCTGCGCTCGCACCTGTTCGGCGCGGTCGACGGCTATGCGCGCGGCATCAAGGTCGACACCGCCAAGCTGGAGGACGTGGTCGGCCAGTTCGACCCGCAGAACCCCGAGCAGCTTCAGGACGCGCTGCAGCAGGGCATGTTCCAGCCCGAGGACACGCCCGAGCAGAAGGCCGCCCTGGCGCGCCTGGAGACCGCTCTGGCGCTCGTGGAGGGCTGGGTGGACGCGGTGGTGCACGCGGCCGCCAAGCCCCGTCTGTCGTCCGCCGACGCCCTGCGTGAGACCCTGCGCCGCCGTCGCGCCACCGGTGGCCCGGCCGAGCAGACGTTCGCCACGCTGATCGGCCTGGAGCTGCGCCCCCGCCGGCTGCGCGACGCCTCCCGCCTGTGGGCCTCGCTCGCCGACGCGCGCGGCGTCGACGGCCGGGACGACCTGTGGCACCACCCGGACATGCTGCCGACGGCGACCGACCTGGACGACCCGGACGGCTTCGTGCACCGCGAGCAGATGGACTTCTCCGAGCTGGACAAGATGCTCGGCGAGGCCGCGGGCAAGCCGGACCTGAAGAAGGACGACGCCGAGAAGGACGACAAGGCCGAGGGCGACGACACCGAGTGA
- a CDS encoding NUDIX hydrolase codes for MSLYDDAVLVLKGYEGQDELRRSYLDHLAAHPDGMWKACHAGHVTASALVIDPERGRVLLTLHRKLRMWLQMGGHCEPGDATVAAAALREATEESGMAGLTLLPGGPVRLDRHPIPAPCHWHYDVQYAALAPSGAVAAISDESLDLRWFPYDEVASVADESVVRLLDVTRARL; via the coding sequence GTGAGCCTGTACGACGACGCGGTCCTCGTCCTGAAGGGGTACGAGGGCCAGGACGAGCTGCGCCGGTCCTACCTGGACCACCTGGCCGCCCACCCCGACGGCATGTGGAAGGCCTGTCACGCGGGCCATGTCACGGCGAGCGCCCTGGTGATCGACCCCGAGCGCGGCCGGGTGCTGCTCACGCTCCACCGCAAGCTGCGGATGTGGCTCCAGATGGGCGGCCACTGCGAGCCGGGCGACGCCACCGTGGCGGCGGCCGCGCTGCGCGAGGCCACCGAGGAGTCGGGCATGGCCGGGCTCACGCTGCTGCCCGGCGGCCCGGTGCGCCTGGACCGGCATCCGATCCCGGCGCCGTGCCACTGGCACTACGACGTCCAGTACGCGGCACTGGCCCCCTCCGGCGCCGTCGCGGCGATCAGCGACGAGTCCCTGGACCTGCGCTGGTTCCCCTACGACGAGGTCGCGAGCGTGGCCGACGAGTCGGTCGTACGGCTCCTCGACGTAACCCGAGCGAGGCTGTGA
- a CDS encoding AIM24 family protein: MQSPIFAYNDNQTQERWSLQNAQLLRVVMEGHDDILARKGSMVAYQGLVEFDAEYRSNGQRRARAHTGEGLDLMRCHGQGTVYLANLSQHVHIMDVEQDGLTVDSSYVLAMDSSLHHEVIAVDSLYGISGSGKYQLNITGRGRVALMTSGSPLLLQVTPDRYVNCDADAIVAWSTGLRVQMQAQTHSSGVWRRRGNTGEGWELSFMGSGFALVQPSELLPPQNAVIGQGVAAQFGMGQHGARGGNQGNVWS; this comes from the coding sequence ATGCAGAGCCCGATTTTCGCGTACAACGACAACCAGACGCAGGAGCGCTGGAGCCTCCAGAACGCGCAGCTGCTGCGCGTCGTCATGGAGGGCCACGACGACATCCTCGCCCGCAAGGGCAGCATGGTCGCCTACCAGGGCCTGGTCGAGTTCGACGCCGAGTACCGCAGCAACGGCCAGCGGCGCGCGCGTGCCCACACCGGCGAGGGCCTGGACCTGATGCGCTGCCACGGGCAGGGCACGGTCTATCTGGCCAACCTCTCCCAGCACGTGCACATCATGGACGTGGAGCAGGACGGGCTGACCGTCGACAGCTCCTACGTGCTCGCCATGGACTCCTCGCTGCACCACGAGGTCATCGCCGTCGACAGCCTCTACGGCATCTCCGGCTCCGGGAAGTACCAGCTGAACATCACCGGGCGCGGCCGGGTCGCCCTGATGACCTCCGGGTCGCCGCTGCTGCTCCAGGTCACCCCGGACCGGTACGTCAACTGCGACGCCGACGCGATCGTGGCCTGGTCGACCGGGCTGCGCGTGCAGATGCAGGCCCAGACGCACTCCTCCGGGGTGTGGCGCCGGCGCGGCAACACCGGTGAGGGCTGGGAGCTGAGCTTCATGGGCTCCGGATTCGCGCTGGTCCAGCCCAGCGAGCTGCTGCCGCCGCAGAACGCGGTGATCGGCCAGGGCGTCGCCGCCCAGTTCGGCATGGGCCAGCACGGGGCGCGGGGCGGGAACCAGGGCAACGTCTGGAGCTGA
- a CDS encoding AIM24 family protein, which translates to MNQPLAGFAPAPVTARMENHGHHMLKVAMQTGNDLFARVGSMVAYEGFVQYEPNPPAVRQIARDWITGEGAPLMKCSGDGLLYLADYGANVVVINLDGDGISVNATNLLAFDAHLSWGVERVKGLAKFAGQGLWNTRISGQGWVALTSRGTPIVVDCGGGEDETYVDPDALVAWSPNLKVKGKRSFKAQSLIGRGSGEAYQMAFSGQGIVVVQPSEDSTDRLRVRG; encoded by the coding sequence ATGAACCAGCCGCTCGCGGGCTTCGCTCCCGCACCCGTCACCGCCCGCATGGAGAACCACGGGCACCACATGCTCAAGGTCGCCATGCAGACCGGCAACGACCTCTTCGCGCGCGTGGGCTCGATGGTCGCCTACGAGGGCTTCGTGCAGTACGAGCCCAATCCGCCGGCCGTCCGCCAGATCGCCCGGGACTGGATCACCGGCGAGGGCGCCCCGCTGATGAAGTGCTCCGGGGACGGGCTGCTCTACCTCGCCGACTACGGCGCGAACGTCGTCGTGATCAACCTCGACGGCGACGGCATCTCCGTCAACGCCACCAACCTCCTCGCCTTCGACGCGCACCTGAGCTGGGGCGTGGAGCGGGTGAAGGGGCTCGCGAAGTTCGCCGGGCAGGGCCTGTGGAACACCCGCATCTCCGGACAGGGCTGGGTCGCCCTGACCTCCCGGGGCACGCCGATCGTCGTGGACTGCGGCGGTGGCGAGGACGAGACGTACGTCGACCCGGACGCGCTCGTCGCCTGGTCGCCGAACCTGAAGGTCAAGGGCAAGCGCAGCTTCAAGGCGCAGTCGCTGATCGGCCGGGGCAGCGGCGAGGCCTACCAGATGGCCTTCTCCGGACAGGGCATCGTCGTCGTCCAGCCCAGTGAGGACAGCACCGACCGCCTTCGGGTCCGGGGCTGA
- a CDS encoding TerD family protein: protein MAREFQRGHKARISDLTAGTDLYVGVQIAGPGLTFDISCFGLDAEERLSDDRYFVFFNQPKSPEESLQLLGAQAGDTESFRVTLDRIPQSIRKLSFTATIDGAGQMSQVGPGYLRIVAGGEEVARYSFTGAEFSTERAVMLGDIYFKDAWRFAAVGQGFDGGLEALLKNFGGEVLEEEAPAAPEQQPQSGTPGFAPPAFAPPAETAAPPSFAAPSAPAPNQAPAPNQAPAPAPAEPQPAAQGYAPPPGNTPPQGFTPPGSTPPQGFPAPGSTPPQGFTPPGQTPPPAPGAPDVHGAPTVIAPLAPPPGPPGTVPPPGPAPAPYGQPPRQPSYGGQPPQPPAPMPPGYGGQPGAPMPPGYGQVPGQQTASYGVPQGAPQGGAGVGAALQKFKETPTGQRWTQQNKKLMRVDLGIGGQPVLARQGSMVLYQGKVDFSYKGAGIAGRIVGNATGQEMQLMRCTGQGQVFLAENATYLHPIELQGDAICVSAENVLAFDETLQYEVRRIEGHGIPGGALFTMQFQGTGTIVVKTHGTPVVLPVTPTTFADCNAVVAWSAAAQVIVSSQVRMRRNAYPGDTGESVNLQFRGAPGNFIVVQPYEV, encoded by the coding sequence ATGGCCAGGGAATTCCAACGCGGGCACAAGGCCAGGATCAGTGACCTCACGGCGGGCACCGATCTGTACGTAGGCGTGCAGATCGCCGGCCCCGGGCTGACCTTCGACATCAGCTGCTTCGGCCTGGACGCCGAGGAACGGCTCTCGGACGACCGTTACTTCGTCTTCTTCAACCAGCCGAAGTCGCCGGAGGAATCCCTCCAGCTGCTCGGCGCCCAGGCGGGCGACACGGAGTCGTTCCGGGTCACCCTCGACCGGATCCCGCAAAGCATCCGCAAGCTGTCCTTCACGGCGACCATCGACGGCGCCGGGCAGATGTCGCAGGTCGGCCCCGGTTACCTGCGCATCGTCGCGGGCGGCGAGGAGGTCGCCCGGTACTCCTTCACCGGCGCGGAGTTCTCCACCGAGCGGGCCGTCATGCTCGGCGACATCTACTTCAAGGACGCCTGGCGGTTCGCCGCGGTCGGACAGGGCTTCGACGGCGGCCTGGAGGCGCTGCTGAAGAACTTCGGCGGCGAGGTGCTGGAGGAGGAGGCGCCCGCCGCCCCCGAGCAGCAGCCGCAGTCCGGTACCCCCGGCTTCGCCCCGCCCGCGTTCGCCCCGCCCGCCGAGACCGCCGCCCCGCCCTCCTTCGCCGCCCCGTCGGCCCCCGCGCCGAACCAGGCTCCCGCGCCGAACCAGGCCCCGGCCCCGGCCCCCGCAGAACCCCAACCCGCCGCCCAGGGCTACGCCCCACCGCCCGGCAACACGCCCCCGCAGGGCTTCACGCCGCCGGGCTCCACGCCCCCGCAGGGCTTCCCGGCCCCCGGCAGCACACCGCCGCAGGGCTTCACACCCCCGGGCCAGACGCCGCCCCCGGCCCCCGGCGCGCCGGACGTGCACGGCGCGCCGACGGTGATCGCCCCGCTGGCCCCGCCCCCCGGGCCGCCGGGCACCGTCCCGCCGCCCGGCCCGGCCCCCGCGCCCTACGGGCAGCCCCCGCGCCAGCCGTCGTACGGCGGTCAGCCCCCGCAGCCCCCCGCCCCGATGCCCCCCGGCTACGGCGGCCAGCCCGGCGCGCCCATGCCCCCGGGCTACGGCCAGGTCCCCGGTCAGCAGACCGCCTCCTACGGTGTGCCCCAGGGCGCCCCGCAGGGCGGTGCCGGGGTGGGCGCCGCGCTCCAGAAGTTCAAGGAGACGCCCACCGGGCAGCGCTGGACGCAGCAGAACAAGAAGCTCATGCGCGTCGACCTCGGCATCGGCGGGCAGCCGGTGCTGGCCAGGCAGGGCAGCATGGTGCTCTACCAGGGCAAGGTCGATTTCAGCTACAAGGGCGCCGGTATCGCCGGCCGCATCGTCGGCAACGCCACCGGCCAGGAGATGCAGCTGATGCGCTGCACCGGCCAGGGCCAGGTGTTCCTCGCCGAGAACGCCACCTACCTGCACCCGATCGAGCTCCAGGGCGACGCGATCTGCGTGTCCGCCGAGAACGTGCTCGCCTTCGACGAGACCCTCCAGTACGAGGTCCGCCGCATCGAGGGCCACGGCATCCCCGGCGGCGCGCTGTTCACGATGCAGTTCCAGGGCACCGGCACCATCGTCGTCAAGACGCACGGCACGCCCGTGGTGCTGCCGGTCACCCCGACCACCTTCGCCGACTGCAACGCGGTGGTGGCCTGGTCGGCGGCGGCCCAGGTGATCGTCTCCAGCCAGGTCCGCATGCGGCGCAACGCCTACCCCGGCGACACCGGCGAGAGCGTCAACCTCCAGTTCCGGGGCGCGCCCGGCAACTTCATCGTCGTCCAGCCGTACGAGGTCTGA
- a CDS encoding M48 family metallopeptidase produces the protein MSADPLQHRAGKTERSATSAIEVRRSARRRRTVSAYREGDRTVVLIPARMSKAEEQRWVTVMLDKLAAQESRRVLGDAELAERAERLSAQFFDGSARPASVRWVTNQNTRWGSCTPAEGSIRLSHRLQGMPEYVIDYVLCHELAHLLVPGHGPDFWRLLEAYPRTERARGYLEGVVAAARLPHVSDTRGE, from the coding sequence GTGTCCGCCGACCCACTTCAGCACCGCGCCGGAAAGACAGAGCGCAGCGCGACGAGCGCGATCGAGGTCCGCAGGAGTGCCCGACGCCGCCGGACTGTCTCCGCGTACCGCGAGGGCGATCGCACTGTCGTACTGATCCCCGCCCGGATGTCGAAGGCGGAGGAACAGCGCTGGGTGACCGTCATGCTCGACAAACTCGCCGCCCAGGAGAGCCGGCGGGTGCTCGGCGACGCCGAGCTGGCCGAGCGCGCCGAGCGGCTGTCGGCACAGTTCTTCGACGGCAGCGCCCGCCCGGCCTCCGTGCGCTGGGTCACCAACCAGAACACCCGCTGGGGCTCGTGCACCCCGGCCGAGGGCAGCATCCGCCTGTCCCACCGGCTCCAGGGCATGCCCGAGTACGTCATCGACTACGTGCTCTGCCACGAACTGGCGCACCTTCTGGTGCCCGGCCACGGACCCGACTTCTGGCGGCTGCTGGAGGCGTATCCGCGCACCGAGCGGGCCCGCGGCTACTTGGAGGGCGTGGTCGCCGCCGCCCGGCTCCCGCACGTGTCCGACACACGGGGCGAGTGA
- a CDS encoding TOMM precursor leader peptide-binding protein, with translation MHPVVKPALRRGWRDLGTVQFGMTPAHALTLGPMDTATSGFLDLLNGTRGMPLLRAEGRRLKLPDGRVDTLVDRLARAGLVDDARGGGPAAAALRGRTEVLRRLRPDLASLSLTTPEPGGALARLAARRALRVRVLGAGRVGALVAAVLSGAGVGEVEVRDEGRVRPWDVAPGGLPPESVGERRDTAAAAAVRRAAPDRPPRHAHSPGSGAGEPGLSLVILAPRDEVAVHAPDPRAAQPLLASGTPHLYAGVVEGTGVVGPLVLPGETACAGCLHESRTDRDPAWPRLLAQWRSGTGTRAVGACDLALSTTVGGLAAAHALAFLDGASPSGAGARWEVSLPGLNWHSRPVVPHPACRCGAAGRPGGKPEGEHSATPGHSRATMAVQRPSTERAREAGAARPTGTWRAHV, from the coding sequence ATGCATCCGGTGGTGAAACCCGCGTTGCGACGCGGCTGGCGCGATCTCGGCACGGTGCAGTTCGGGATGACTCCCGCGCACGCGCTGACGCTGGGTCCGATGGACACCGCCACGAGCGGCTTCCTCGACCTGCTCAACGGCACCCGGGGGATGCCGCTGCTGCGCGCGGAGGGCCGCCGGCTGAAGCTGCCGGACGGCCGGGTGGACACGCTGGTGGACCGGCTGGCCCGGGCGGGCCTCGTGGACGACGCGCGCGGCGGCGGACCGGCCGCGGCCGCGCTGCGCGGGAGGACGGAGGTGCTGCGGCGGCTGCGCCCCGACCTGGCCTCGCTCTCCCTGACCACCCCCGAGCCGGGCGGCGCGCTGGCCCGGCTCGCCGCCCGCCGCGCGCTGCGGGTCCGGGTGCTCGGCGCGGGCCGGGTGGGGGCCCTGGTCGCGGCGGTGCTGTCGGGCGCGGGCGTCGGGGAGGTGGAGGTGCGCGACGAGGGGCGGGTGCGGCCCTGGGACGTGGCGCCGGGCGGGCTGCCGCCCGAGTCGGTCGGTGAGCGCCGGGACACGGCGGCAGCGGCGGCCGTCCGCCGGGCCGCACCGGACCGCCCGCCCCGCCACGCCCACTCCCCCGGGTCCGGCGCCGGGGAACCCGGGCTCTCCCTGGTGATCCTCGCGCCCCGGGACGAGGTGGCGGTGCACGCCCCGGATCCGCGCGCCGCACAGCCGCTGCTGGCCTCGGGCACCCCGCATCTGTACGCGGGTGTGGTGGAGGGCACAGGGGTCGTGGGCCCGCTGGTGCTGCCGGGCGAGACGGCCTGCGCCGGGTGTCTGCACGAGTCCCGCACGGACCGCGATCCGGCCTGGCCCCGGCTGCTCGCCCAGTGGCGCTCCGGCACCGGAACCCGCGCGGTCGGAGCCTGCGACCTGGCCCTTTCCACGACGGTCGGCGGCCTGGCCGCGGCCCACGCGCTGGCCTTCCTGGACGGCGCGTCGCCGTCCGGCGCGGGCGCCCGCTGGGAGGTGTCCCTACCCGGTCTGAACTGGCATTCCCGTCCGGTCGTGCCGCACCCGGCCTGCCGCTGCGGCGCGGCCGGAAGGCCAGGTGGGAAACCGGAGGGGGAGCACTCCGCAACCCCGGGGCACTCACGCGCGACAATGGCGGTGCAACGGCCGTCGACGGAGCGGGCACGCGAAGCGGGCGCGGCACGGCCGACAGGGACCTGGAGGGCGCATGTCTGA
- a CDS encoding AarF/ABC1/UbiB kinase family protein, protein MSDLPRKAVTRTAKLAALPLGFAGRATWGLGKRIVGESAEIVGRELQQRTAEQLFKVLGELKGGAMKFGQALSVFESALPEEVAGPYRAALTKLQEAAPPMPTRTVRAVLTERLGPDWRELFEEFEDKPAAAASIGQVHRAVWHDGREVAVKVQYPGAGEALLSDLIQLGRFARLLGPLIPGVDIKPLIAEMRDRVSEELDYGLEAAAQTAHAQEFAGDPDVVVPAVVHQCEQVLVTEWIDGIPLSEVIADGTPEQRDRAGQLLARFLFSGPARTGLLHADPHPGNFRLLPGGPDGEDDWRLGVLDFGTVDRLPGGLPEPIGISLRMTLDGDAETVYELLCEEGFVKESIELDPDAVLDYLLPIIEPARVDAFTFTRSWMRSQAARIADPRSPAYQLGKQLNLPPAYLLIHRVTLSTIGVLCQLGATVRLREELESWLPGFSLSDESEELDDLEETDEAEELAEESAAEA, encoded by the coding sequence ATGTCTGATCTTCCCCGCAAGGCGGTCACCCGGACCGCCAAGCTCGCCGCGCTCCCGCTCGGCTTCGCCGGCCGGGCGACCTGGGGGCTGGGCAAGCGGATCGTGGGCGAGTCCGCGGAGATCGTCGGCCGGGAGCTGCAACAGCGCACGGCGGAGCAGCTCTTCAAGGTCTTGGGAGAGCTGAAGGGCGGGGCGATGAAGTTCGGGCAGGCCCTGTCCGTCTTCGAGTCCGCGCTGCCCGAGGAGGTCGCGGGTCCCTATCGGGCGGCCCTGACCAAGCTCCAGGAGGCCGCGCCGCCGATGCCGACCCGCACGGTGCGCGCGGTGCTGACGGAGCGGCTCGGTCCGGACTGGCGGGAGCTGTTCGAGGAGTTCGAGGACAAGCCCGCGGCGGCGGCCTCGATCGGCCAGGTGCACCGGGCGGTGTGGCACGACGGCCGCGAGGTGGCGGTCAAGGTGCAGTACCCGGGCGCCGGTGAGGCCCTGCTGTCCGACCTGATCCAACTGGGCCGGTTCGCGCGGCTGCTGGGGCCGCTCATCCCGGGCGTGGACATCAAGCCGTTGATCGCGGAGATGCGGGACCGGGTCTCCGAGGAGCTGGACTACGGGCTGGAGGCCGCCGCCCAGACGGCGCACGCGCAGGAGTTCGCGGGCGACCCGGATGTGGTGGTCCCGGCGGTGGTGCACCAGTGCGAGCAGGTGCTGGTGACGGAGTGGATCGACGGCATCCCGCTGTCGGAGGTCATCGCCGACGGCACACCGGAGCAGCGGGACCGGGCCGGACAGTTGCTCGCCCGCTTCCTCTTCTCGGGCCCGGCCCGCACCGGGCTGCTGCACGCCGACCCGCACCCGGGCAACTTCCGGCTGCTGCCGGGCGGCCCGGACGGCGAGGACGACTGGCGGCTCGGGGTCCTGGACTTCGGCACCGTCGACCGGCTCCCCGGCGGGCTGCCGGAGCCGATCGGGATCTCCCTGCGGATGACGCTGGACGGCGACGCGGAGACGGTCTACGAGCTGCTCTGTGAGGAGGGGTTCGTCAAGGAATCCATAGAGCTGGATCCCGACGCGGTCCTCGACTATCTGCTGCCGATCATCGAGCCGGCCCGTGTCGACGCGTTCACCTTCACCCGTTCCTGGATGCGCAGCCAGGCCGCGCGCATCGCCGACCCCCGTTCCCCCGCCTACCAGCTCGGCAAGCAGCTCAACCTGCCTCCCGCCTACCTCCTCATCCACCGCGTCACCCTCAGCACCATCGGCGTCCTGTGCCAGCTGGGCGCCACGGTCCGCCTCCGTGAGGAACTGGAGTCCTGGCTCCCGGGCTTCTCCCTCTCGGACGAGTCCGAGGAGCTGGACGACCTGGAGGAGACGGACGAAGCGGAGGAACTCGCCGAGGAGTCCGCAGCGGAGGCGTGA
- a CDS encoding WhiB family transcriptional regulator, with translation MQLEAHAPSVPPSQTIPPPGLTEDSTLIPLTALTALDDAIENLGVPVPCRSYDPEVFFAESPTDVEYAKSLCRTCPLMEACLAGAKERREPWGVWGGELFVQGVVVARKRPRGRPRKNPVTA, from the coding sequence GTGCAACTCGAAGCGCACGCCCCGTCCGTACCGCCTTCGCAAACGATCCCCCCGCCCGGCCTCACGGAGGACTCCACCTTGATCCCCCTCACCGCGCTCACCGCGCTCGACGACGCCATCGAGAACCTCGGCGTACCCGTCCCGTGCCGCTCCTACGACCCGGAGGTCTTCTTCGCCGAGTCGCCCACGGACGTGGAGTACGCCAAGTCCCTCTGCCGCACCTGCCCCCTGATGGAGGCATGCCTCGCCGGGGCGAAGGAGCGGCGCGAGCCCTGGGGCGTCTGGGGTGGCGAGCTGTTCGTCCAGGGTGTCGTCGTCGCCCGGAAGCGGCCGCGTGGCCGCCCGCGGAAGAACCCGGTCACGGCATGA
- a CDS encoding ATP-dependent DNA helicase UvrD2 — MTAATHSTLFPQVPAVPDSADAVLEGLDPEQREVATALRGPVCVLAGAGTGKTRAITHRIAYGVRSGILQPASVLAVTFTNRAAGEMRGRLRQLGAQGVQARTFHSAALRQLQYFWPKAVGGGLPRLVDRKIQLVADAAAGLGTRLDRGELRDVTSEIEWCKVTQTIPADYPYAAAKAGRETPRDPTEIAHLYAAYEDLKRDRAVIDFEDVLLLTVAVLQDRQDIAEQVRAQYQHFVVDEYQDVSPLQQRLLDLWLGDRDDLCVVGDASQTIYSFTGATPDHLLDFRARHPGATVVKLVRDYRSTPQVVRLANGLLAQARGRAADHRLELVSQRPSGPEPGYTEYTDEPAEAEGAARRIRELIDAGVPAAEIAVLFRTNSQSETYEQALADAGVPYQLRGAERFFDRPEVRKAGLALRGAARFGGNDSRLDDIVDLPSQVRAVLSGEGGWTTQPPAGSGAVRERWESLTALVNLAQDLAAARPGATLADFVAELDERAAAQHAPTVQGVTLASLHAAKGLEWDAVFLVGVAEGMLPISYARTDEQIEEERRLLYVGVTRARERLHVSWSLSRSPGGRHNRRPSRFLDGLRPGTTPAVGRGAGTAGGVERGIRGADTTAVPRRAQRTPARCRVCGRTLTDAGEMKLMRCEDCPSDMDEGLYERLRAWRAVQAANSGQPDFCVFTDRTLMAIAENRPDSPAELSRIPGVLSRKLRSYGAEVLAICAGQEPDGEIAAD; from the coding sequence GCGTGCTCGCCGTCACCTTCACCAACCGCGCCGCGGGCGAGATGCGCGGCCGGCTGCGCCAGCTCGGCGCCCAGGGCGTCCAGGCCCGCACCTTCCACTCCGCGGCCCTGCGCCAGCTCCAGTACTTCTGGCCGAAAGCCGTCGGCGGTGGCCTGCCCCGGCTGGTCGACCGCAAGATCCAGCTCGTCGCCGACGCGGCCGCCGGACTCGGCACCCGGCTCGACCGCGGCGAGCTGCGCGATGTCACCAGCGAGATCGAATGGTGCAAGGTCACCCAGACCATTCCCGCCGATTACCCGTACGCGGCCGCGAAGGCCGGCCGCGAGACCCCCCGCGACCCCACCGAGATCGCGCACCTGTACGCGGCCTACGAGGACCTCAAACGCGACCGCGCGGTGATCGACTTCGAGGACGTCCTGCTGCTCACCGTCGCCGTCCTCCAGGACCGCCAGGACATCGCCGAACAGGTCCGCGCCCAGTACCAGCACTTCGTGGTGGACGAGTACCAGGACGTCAGCCCCCTCCAGCAGCGCCTGCTCGACCTGTGGCTCGGCGACCGCGACGACCTGTGCGTGGTCGGCGACGCCAGCCAGACCATCTACTCGTTCACCGGAGCAACGCCCGACCATCTGCTCGACTTCCGCGCCCGCCACCCCGGCGCCACCGTCGTCAAGCTCGTCCGCGACTACCGCTCCACCCCCCAGGTCGTCCGCCTCGCCAACGGGCTGCTCGCCCAGGCCCGCGGCCGCGCCGCCGACCACCGGCTGGAACTCGTCTCCCAGCGCCCCTCCGGACCCGAACCCGGCTATACCGAGTACACCGACGAACCCGCCGAGGCCGAGGGTGCCGCCCGCCGCATCCGCGAGCTGATCGACGCCGGCGTCCCGGCCGCCGAGATCGCCGTCCTGTTCCGCACCAACTCCCAGTCCGAGACCTACGAGCAGGCACTCGCCGACGCCGGCGTCCCCTACCAGCTGCGCGGCGCCGAGCGCTTCTTCGACCGGCCCGAGGTGCGCAAGGCCGGCCTCGCCCTGCGCGGCGCCGCCCGCTTCGGGGGCAACGACTCCCGCCTGGACGACATCGTGGACCTGCCCTCCCAGGTGCGTGCCGTGCTGTCCGGCGAGGGCGGCTGGACCACCCAGCCCCCGGCCGGCTCCGGCGCGGTCAGAGAGCGCTGGGAGTCCCTCACCGCCCTGGTCAACCTCGCCCAGGACCTCGCCGCCGCCCGCCCCGGCGCCACCCTCGCCGACTTCGTCGCCGAACTGGACGAGCGGGCGGCCGCCCAGCACGCCCCCACCGTCCAGGGCGTCACCCTCGCCTCCCTGCACGCGGCCAAGGGCCTGGAATGGGACGCCGTCTTCCTGGTGGGCGTCGCCGAGGGCATGCTGCCCATCAGCTACGCCAGGACCGACGAGCAGATCGAGGAGGAACGCCGCCTGCTGTACGTCGGCGTCACCCGCGCCCGCGAGCGCCTCCATGTCTCCTGGTCCCTGTCCCGCTCACCCGGCGGTCGCCACAACCGCAGACCCAGCCGCTTCCTCGACGGACTGCGCCCCGGCACCACCCCCGCCGTCGGCCGCGGCGCCGGGACCGCCGGGGGCGTCGAGCGCGGCATCCGGGGCGCGGACACCACCGCGGTGCCCCGGCGCGCCCAGCGCACCCCGGCCCGCTGCCGGGTCTGCGGCCGCACCCTCACCGACGCCGGCGAGATGAAGCTGATGCGCTGCGAGGACTGCCCCTCCGACATGGACGAGGGGCTCTACGAGCGGCTGCGCGCCTGGCGCGCCGTCCAGGCCGCGAACAGCGGGCAGCCGGACTTCTGCGTCTTCACCGACCGCACCCTGATGGCCATCGCCGAGAACCGCCCGGACAGCCCCGCCGAGCTCTCCCGCATCCCCGGCGTCCTCAGCCGTAAGCTGCGCAGCTACGGAGCCGAAGTCCTGGCCATCTGCGCAGGTCAGGAGCCTGATGGCGAGATCGCGGCGGACTGA